From the genome of Leptotrichia sp. oral taxon 847:
TTTGTCATTTCTGTTGCTTCTGTTCCAATAATTAAGTCTGCTTCCTGTGTTAAATTTCCTAATCCATTTATTGAATTTGTATAGTCTTTTCCTGATGTATTTACATACAATCCTACACTTGACGCTGATACTTCAATCGGATTTTTTGCAAATGTATTTATCACTACCGGATTCTGTTTTACTCCATTTATTGTTACTGTCGCTGTCTGTGCTCCCGCTGGTGCGTCAATTACTGTTCCTCCTACTCCTTTTCCTGTTGGAGGTGTTGTAAATGTATATACAGTGTCACTTGGATTGCTGCTTCCATTTACTGTTATGTTACCGTAGTTGGCTACTGTTCCTCCCTTTAAGTACACACCTACTGCATTTGATCCGTCTATTGTGATACTTCCTGTATTGTTAAGTGTTGCTCCTTTTCCTAAATATACACCTACTACATTTGTGTAGCTTCCTGATCCTGTTGAAATACTACCTGTATTTATTGCAGTTGCTCCGTTATCTGCATAGATACCTGTCGTATTGTTTCCGTTTAGCACGATGTTACTGTTGTTTGTTGCTGTACTTCCTGCTCCACTTGCATACATACCTATACTGTAGTCACCGTTCACATTGATTGTTCCGTTGTTTATTACGTGTCCTGTATCGCTGTTCTGGTATCCCGCTGCCATACCTATTCCAAATGCGTTTGTCGCTGCGTTTGAAGCTCCTACTGTGATTGTTCCGGTGTTTGTCGCTGTTCCTCCACCTATTGAATAGATTCCAACGTTTCCTACACCGTTTCCAAAGTCCATGTTACCTGAGTTTGTTACTGTTCCTGCTGAGTAGATACCGTAGTTTCCTCCTCCTGCTGCACTTAAGTTTGTTGAGTTGTTTACTGTTCCTGCTGCATCATTTGAGTAAACATAGATGTTGTTTGTTCCTAATCCTACATTTGATACTGTCGAATTAATTGTGTTTCCACTTCCAGCATTCGCTATTGCAACCGATGTATCTCCCAAGTTAAATGTTGTACCACTGTTTGTTACTGTTTGACCGCTTCCTACTGTGTACACACCTACTGATTCAGACGCTCCTGTCTGGATTGTTCCTCCTGTTAGGTTTACATTTCCACCTTGTGAATATACACCTACACCTTTATCTCCTACTTTTACTGTTCCCCCTGTTACATCAGCGGCATATCCGAACATACCTATACCGTTATTACCTACTGTAATGTTTCCAGAGTTTGATGTTGTGTAGTTTGTAGCTGTATTTTCTCCGTATAGACCTACACTGCTGTCTCCTAAAGTAATGTTTCCTGTATTTCCAAGTACTGCTCCTGCTCCAAGTGAAGCATCAGGTTTAAACAACACACCTACTGAAGATGTTCCAGCACTTGTTATAGTTCCTGCGTTTGTTACGCCTTGAGTTGTTGACCCTTCAGAGTACATACCTGTTGACTTGTTACCCATTGTGATTGTTCCTGTATTTGTAAGGATGCTGTCTCCCACTCCGTAAATTCCTGTTGATGTATCTCCTACTGTAATTGTTCCTGTTGCATTGTTATTAATAATTCCATATTTAGCATACATTCCTGTTGAGTTTGCACCTGACAAATTGATAATACCGTTATTGTTTATTGTAACTGCAGCTCTGTTTGTTAATAGATTTTCCTGTGCAATTGCAGTCTGTCCTGTTTGTGTACCAGTTATAGTGTTATTGTTATTGTTATCAATTGATGAATTAGATAATTCAAGCTGATTATATGCATCATTTGTATCATCTAGATTAATAGATTGATTTAGTGTTAACAAGCTATTGTACAACATAAACGTTTTATAATCACTTCCAGTAATATTAGCTCCTAAAGCACTAGCTAATGTTGAACCTGTTGTATCAGACAAATTCATACCTACATCTGATGCTATAAACAATCTTGAACCTGAATTCATATTAAGTGTTAAATTTGATAATCCACTAAATTTAGTTGTCGCCCACGTTGATATATCCCCAGATGTGAACGAACTATGTCCACTTCCTTGATACAGAAAAGCTGTTCCTCTTGTGGCAGGAGTATTTGAACCACCTGATATAGTTGCTGTCATCGATTTAGTTATGTTTATCTTTCCTCCATTATTATAAAATAATAAAGATTTTGCACCAGTACTTGCAGTTCCTGTACCATTCAAGTCAATCACACCATTTGAATCCACAGCATAGTTTACAGCTCCATCTGCTGTAGTTGTATTATGTGTTAATACTTCTACCTTACTATTGGTGTCCTTGGCATATATTCCAACTGAATTTTTACCACTTACATTAGCTGTTATTGCTCCACTTCCAAGAGTAGTGAATTCACTTCCACCTGTAGCTATAATTCCAGCCGTTCCTCTTCCTGAAGATGAAGTTTTACCTGTTACTGTTATTGTTCCTGAGTTGGCTGCATGACCTCCTGATGAAACAACTGCTCCTGTAGCACCATCAGAAGTTACTGTTATTGTTCCCATATTCCCAGCTTGTCCTGCTGCACTTTTTGCCATCATTCCAATATTTTCTCCAGCTGTTACTGTTATTTTAGCATTACTATCATTTGTAACAGTACCATTTGAAGAATACATACCTATATTTTCTGTACCAGTACTGGATATATTAATTTCATTTTTATTTGTTAAAGAAGCATTTGCACCTTCCACTCTCAATCCAATAGATTTATTTTTTGAACCTATTATATTAATAATTCCTTCATTATCATAATTTTTACTGCTTACTTCTGAATACATTCCAAAGGAATTTTCACCTGAAACATTAATTTCTCCTTTTGAAGCATTTTTAATTCCTCCTTGCATATCGTGTAAAATGGCGATTCCACCTGATTCATCCCCTTCTATGTTAATAGTTCCATTATTTGTAGCCGATGAATTTGGTTGAAGTCCAACGTTATCTGTTCCTATTGCAATACCATAACTTTTATTTCCTTTCATTGTTATTAAATTATTATTAATAACAACTGCTGTCCAGTTATTTGTTACTTTTAATCCATAACCTAATGACTGGTCACCATTCATTATAATGGTTCCATTATTTTGAAGTGTATAAGTTCCATCCGAATCACCTTCATCTGTGTAAATCATTGCTATCTGTTTGGCTCCAGTTCCAATTATCTTTCCTGATGCTCCATTTATTCCTATAGTATCATTAGTTCCTGAATCAGCTGGATCTGTCTGAACTTCTATTCCACCTGTCTGTTCTGCAATCAAATTAATAGTTCCATTGTTGGTAAACTTTAAAGCTGTTGTAGAACTATATATAGGATCTAGTGTAACAGCTCTTTTTTTCGTTACATCTACATTCATAACTGAATCAGAAGCAGAATTAAAATCATTAACATTAGAGGTATCTTGAATATATTCTATTATAGCATTTTGCTTAGCAGTAGATGCATCACTAACTTTATATGAATTTCCACCCACATTAATATTCGTTCCTAATAATGTGTTACCGAGAGAATTAGAATAAGAATCTAAATCAAAAACTTCTATACTTATCGCCGCAGGTTGTGGATTAGGTGGTGTTATTTCTGGTGGAACAAAATTAATAGCTTCTGGTAAATTAGGCTGTGTAGCCGTAGGCGCTGTTACTGTTGGTGCTGTAAATACTCTTGGGTTTATTCCTGCATTTACTTCAAAAGCCACAATTGGTTCACGCGCTGGTAGTGTACTTGCTATACCGTATCCTGATAACCCTTGTCTGTTGTTTGATGATGCTGAACGCGGATTTCTGTCCTTTGATAGCAATGAATAATTTTTGCTGTTAGGTGCAATGTATCTTTCATATGGATCTGCACTTCTGTCAAATACTCCTTCATATGGATATTTTTCTTTCTTGTCTCCTCTACCTTTGTAAACTCCATTCCAGTTGTTGTTAATATAATTTATTCCGTACTGCCAAGAGCTCCAAGGTGATTTAACTACGTGATCCCCCTGTTCCATTAATTGAATTAATTCAAGATTTGTTGTTCTTAACAATTTGTTGTTTTCTTCTCTTGCTCTTCTAAAATCTTTTTTTATCTGTACTATTGATGTATTTATTGCTTGTTCCTGTGCCTTTATTTCATCCTGTGCTGAATAAAGATTAAATGATATACCTGTAAAGCTTATCATTCCTGTCAACAGAAAAGTGATAAGTGCTGAATCAGTATATTTAAAATCTTTAACTCTTTTTGCAAAAGACTTCAGTTCTTTTTTTAGAACTTTTAAATTATTAGTCATAAACTTTAACCTCTTTTCTTTATTATTAAAAAAACTAAGAAAGACGGAAAAACTATCAAGAATAGTTTGAGTGAGTGAGTCTAATAGAAGTCCCGCATTTCAAAAGTTTTTATTTCTACTTTTCAAAGCGTTAACATTATAACAAAAAAAAAAAAATGGCAAGTTTTTTTTAAAGAAATCACAAAAAATTTAAAAGGGAAATAGAATTTTTTTATTTATTAGCAAAGAAAAAACAAACGCAAGACCAATATTAAAGAGGGGAAAATAAAAGAGTTTTTTATTTATTTCAGTTGAAAAAATTTTTTTTATTTACTCAATATTTTTAAGCAGGGGTATCATTGCCATACCCCTGCACCCTGGCTAGTCTTCGTCATTTTTATGCACTGC
Proteins encoded in this window:
- a CDS encoding autotransporter-associated N-terminal domain-containing protein, which gives rise to MTNNLKVLKKELKSFAKRVKDFKYTDSALITFLLTGMISFTGISFNLYSAQDEIKAQEQAINTSIVQIKKDFRRAREENNKLLRTTNLELIQLMEQGDHVVKSPWSSWQYGINYINNNWNGVYKGRGDKKEKYPYEGVFDRSADPYERYIAPNSKNYSLLSKDRNPRSASSNNRQGLSGYGIASTLPAREPIVAFEVNAGINPRVFTAPTVTAPTATQPNLPEAINFVPPEITPPNPQPAAISIEVFDLDSYSNSLGNTLLGTNINVGGNSYKVSDASTAKQNAIIEYIQDTSNVNDFNSASDSVMNVDVTKKRAVTLDPIYSSTTALKFTNNGTINLIAEQTGGIEVQTDPADSGTNDTIGINGASGKIIGTGAKQIAMIYTDEGDSDGTYTLQNNGTIIMNGDQSLGYGLKVTNNWTAVVINNNLITMKGNKSYGIAIGTDNVGLQPNSSATNNGTINIEGDESGGIAILHDMQGGIKNASKGEINVSGENSFGMYSEVSSKNYDNEGIINIIGSKNKSIGLRVEGANASLTNKNEINISSTGTENIGMYSSNGTVTNDSNAKITVTAGENIGMMAKSAAGQAGNMGTITVTSDGATGAVVSSGGHAANSGTITVTGKTSSSGRGTAGIIATGGSEFTTLGSGAITANVSGKNSVGIYAKDTNSKVEVLTHNTTTADGAVNYAVDSNGVIDLNGTGTASTGAKSLLFYNNGGKINITKSMTATISGGSNTPATRGTAFLYQGSGHSSFTSGDISTWATTKFSGLSNLTLNMNSGSRLFIASDVGMNLSDTTGSTLASALGANITGSDYKTFMLYNSLLTLNQSINLDDTNDAYNQLELSNSSIDNNNNNTITGTQTGQTAIAQENLLTNRAAVTINNNGIINLSGANSTGMYAKYGIINNNATGTITVGDTSTGIYGVGDSILTNTGTITMGNKSTGMYSEGSTTQGVTNAGTITSAGTSSVGVLFKPDASLGAGAVLGNTGNITLGDSSVGLYGENTATNYTTSNSGNITVGNNGIGMFGYAADVTGGTVKVGDKGVGVYSQGGNVNLTGGTIQTGASESVGVYTVGSGQTVTNSGTTFNLGDTSVAIANAGSGNTINSTVSNVGLGTNNIYVYSNDAAGTVNNSTNLSAAGGGNYGIYSAGTVTNSGNMDFGNGVGNVGIYSIGGGTATNTGTITVGASNAATNAFGIGMAAGYQNSDTGHVINNGTINVNGDYSIGMYASGAGSTATNNSNIVLNGNNTTGIYADNGATAINTGSISTGSGSYTNVVGVYLGKGATLNNTGSITIDGSNAVGVYLKGGTVANYGNITVNGSSNPSDTVYTFTTPPTGKGVGGTVIDAPAGAQTATVTINGVKQNPVVINTFAKNPIEVSASSVGLYVNTSGKDYTNSINGLGNLTQEADLIIGTEATEMTNSKSILIKDPKILDPYNNAIRTSGVSNWNIYSGGLNWIATPTLNPADGTMTSIYMAKIPYTAWAGKEDTPVDSTDTYNFLDGLEQRYGVEELGTRERQLFQKLNGIGNNEEILFYQATDEMMGHQYGNVQQRINETGSLLDKEFTYLHDQWRNPSKQNNKIKVFGMRNEYNSDTAGIIDYTSNAYGVAYVHEDETVKLGNSQGWYAGAVNNRFKFKDIGKSRENQTMVRAGLFKTMSPANDHNGSLRWTIAGDVFAGRNEMKRRFLVVDDIFNAKADYTSYGAAFKTDLGYDVRLSERTHLRPYGALKMEYGRFSNIKEDRGEVRLEVDGNDYFSVKPEVGVEFKYVQPMAVRTNLTLGLTAAYTDELGKVNNVKNQARVRYTDADWFGIRSEKEDRRGSGKFDLNLGVDNTRFGVTANLGYDTKGENVRGGLGFRLIY